The following are encoded together in the Capsulimonas corticalis genome:
- a CDS encoding SRPBCC family protein: MITTAQDTIEREITVRAPKERVFKAITDPKQIVAWFPDAVEGAIEPGERPTFDFGNNFKVQIYVIAVDPHDYFAYNWVPCAGEDSHGFHGDVLAEPHTLVEFRLEEVADGTIVRVKESGFASLPAESAEKLFNGNTDGWAYMMGRLEALMSQE, from the coding sequence ATGATCACCACGGCACAAGACACCATCGAGAGAGAAATTACTGTCCGCGCTCCGAAAGAGCGCGTCTTCAAGGCAATCACGGATCCGAAACAGATCGTCGCCTGGTTCCCGGACGCGGTCGAGGGAGCGATTGAGCCAGGGGAAAGGCCCACGTTCGACTTCGGAAACAATTTTAAAGTCCAGATCTATGTCATCGCCGTCGATCCACACGATTATTTTGCCTACAATTGGGTTCCATGCGCCGGCGAAGATTCGCATGGCTTCCATGGGGACGTGCTGGCCGAGCCGCACACGCTGGTGGAGTTCCGGCTTGAGGAAGTCGCGGACGGCACGATTGTCCGGGTGAAGGAAAGCGGGTTCGCGTCGCTTCCGGCGGAGAGCGCCGAAAAGCTGTTTAACGGCAACACCGACGGCTGGGCATACATGATGGGGCGGCTCGAAGCGCTGATGTCGCAGGAATAA
- a CDS encoding VOC family protein encodes MQQRLSLLTVGVNDLAAVRAFYEEKFEWTPVAASADIVFFQMNGFLLAFFGKEALAADANLAAETAGAKPFTLAYNVQTETEVNALFALLESRGVGIVKRPEATFLDMWSMLRATCGRLPAIHILNWTGRGMSRGIGISPVCKPRCIKSYYKVACYAEV; translated from the coding sequence ATGCAGCAAAGGCTTTCTCTCCTGACCGTTGGCGTGAATGATCTCGCGGCAGTCCGTGCGTTTTACGAAGAGAAGTTTGAATGGACGCCGGTTGCGGCGAGCGCGGATATCGTCTTCTTCCAGATGAATGGTTTCCTGCTGGCGTTCTTCGGCAAGGAGGCGCTGGCGGCGGATGCGAACCTGGCGGCGGAAACCGCGGGCGCCAAGCCGTTTACGCTGGCTTATAATGTGCAGACGGAGACGGAGGTCAATGCGCTGTTCGCGCTGCTGGAGAGCCGAGGCGTTGGGATTGTGAAGCGGCCGGAGGCGACGTTTTTGGATATGTGGTCGATGTTGAGGGCAACCTGTGGGAGATTGCCTGCAATCCATATATTGAATTGGACGGGCAGGGGAATGTCGCGCGGCATCGGGATATCGCCGGTCTGTAAACCGAGATGCATAAAAAGCTACTATAAGGTTGCGTGTTACGCGGAAGTCTGA
- a CDS encoding hydroxyacid dehydrogenase: MTAPVPKAIFFGDEVRIKRTYAQGRWEAIAERAHVFPKVITTDNLAQYAPELVNVEVMFSTWGMPLLSAAQLDLLPSLRALFYAAGTVQPFARPLLERGITVVSGWAANAVPVAEFTVSQILLANKGYFQNTRKYVTTDKHMAMHQAGNFGETIALIGAGMVARKVIEFLKPYHLKVVVYDPFLPDSEANALGVEKVTLDAAFARAGVVSNHLPDLPDTLGMFTGAHFASMRPHATFINTGRGATIREDEMIRVLTDRPDITALLDVTAPEPPLPHSPLRTLPNVFLSSHIAGSAGDEVLRIADYAIEEFDRWRAGEPLRYAITLDMLDRVA; this comes from the coding sequence TTGACAGCGCCAGTTCCCAAAGCCATTTTTTTCGGCGATGAAGTCAGAATTAAACGGACCTACGCTCAGGGCCGTTGGGAGGCTATCGCCGAGCGGGCGCATGTGTTTCCCAAGGTTATCACGACGGATAATCTGGCGCAGTACGCGCCAGAGCTAGTCAATGTCGAAGTGATGTTCAGCACATGGGGCATGCCGCTGCTCAGCGCGGCGCAACTGGATTTGCTGCCAAGCCTGCGGGCGCTCTTTTACGCCGCCGGTACAGTGCAGCCGTTCGCGCGGCCACTGCTGGAGCGGGGGATCACGGTCGTGAGCGGCTGGGCGGCGAATGCTGTTCCCGTGGCGGAGTTTACGGTCTCTCAGATCCTGCTCGCTAACAAGGGATATTTCCAGAACACACGAAAGTATGTGACTACCGATAAGCACATGGCGATGCATCAGGCCGGCAACTTCGGCGAGACGATTGCCTTGATCGGGGCGGGCATGGTTGCTCGAAAGGTGATCGAGTTTCTGAAGCCCTACCATTTGAAAGTGGTTGTCTACGATCCATTTCTTCCTGACTCTGAGGCCAACGCCCTGGGCGTCGAGAAGGTCACGCTTGATGCGGCGTTTGCGCGCGCCGGCGTCGTCTCCAATCATCTACCCGACCTTCCGGACACGCTCGGCATGTTCACCGGCGCGCACTTTGCGTCAATGCGGCCCCACGCGACGTTTATCAACACCGGTCGAGGGGCAACCATTCGCGAAGACGAAATGATCCGCGTTCTCACCGATCGCCCGGACATTACCGCCCTCCTCGACGTCACCGCCCCCGAACCGCCGCTGCCTCATTCACCGCTGCGCACACTGCCGAACGTCTTCCTCTCCAGTCACATCGCGGGCTCAGCCGGCGACGAAGTCCTGCGCATCGCCGACTACGCTATCGAAGAATTCGACCGCTGGCGGGCAGGGGAGCCGCTTCGCTACGCCATAACACTGGACATGTTAGACAGAGTAGCGTAA
- a CDS encoding YajQ family cyclic di-GMP-binding protein: protein MAATDSSFDVVSKTDPQEVKNAIDQAEREIETRFDFRNSMAEIKHEKDKLTLTADNEARLTALIDVIQSKFIKRGIDIKFLEYGKLEEATKGTVRQVVTIKNGLPMEAAKKIVKLIKDKGIKVNAQIQDEQVRVTSKSRDDLQAVIALLKGAEEIESPLQFTNFK, encoded by the coding sequence ATGGCAGCCACAGATTCCAGTTTCGACGTCGTTTCCAAGACGGATCCGCAGGAAGTCAAGAACGCGATTGATCAAGCGGAGCGCGAGATCGAGACCCGCTTCGACTTCCGCAATTCCATGGCGGAGATCAAGCACGAGAAGGATAAGCTCACCCTGACCGCCGACAATGAGGCGCGATTGACGGCGCTGATCGATGTCATCCAGTCCAAGTTCATCAAGCGCGGGATCGACATTAAGTTCCTGGAGTACGGAAAGCTCGAAGAAGCGACCAAGGGCACGGTTCGTCAGGTTGTCACCATCAAAAACGGCCTTCCGATGGAAGCCGCGAAGAAGATCGTCAAGCTGATCAAGGACAAGGGCATCAAGGTCAATGCGCAAATCCAGGATGAGCAGGTCCGCGTGACCTCCAAGAGCCGCGACGACCTCCAAGCGGTCATCGCCCTTCTGAAAGGCGCGGAAGAGATCGAATCGCCGCTCCAGTTCACCAACTTCAAGTAA
- a CDS encoding FtsK/SpoIIIE family DNA translocase — protein sequence MAVKPSEEPRTPKKPRAPRAAPAPQKASRSKPPRNNQRFAHDMWGIGFLALGGILLVSLIFEGQAGAIGDALAGGMRWLVGVGAWVMPFFIASIGVMLIRGREQHTRANFIGGGVTLYLIFITWWHLAYTTVANQSMNPGHNGGEVGFLFCSLLRMLFGTNDVSSHILLTALSIGAIVWTTDMRLLHLFERTVEGGRKLTPPVTKTAQAMQRGAAAAKERAAIAREERLLAQEEERAERDAARARDEERKREERARRMIETMDAPVNKKAKAEPIAESAQPSAPAPIIPILPITPIEAVAAAPVIPPAPMSLPPSIAKLVEEDDDDAPTIPQIPIKMMVPKPAPVAPLVIPVGLADDGTKREYTLPPLELLNEPPPKPIRSAQSIQDKQAVLMQTLNDFKIGANVAQVAMGPTVTRYEVQLEPGILVKKIVSLADNLAMSLAAIDVRVEAPIPGKSAIGIEVPNDVIEMVTLRECLATNEFMNAPSKLTFALGKDIAGNFKYADLTRMPHLLIGGSTNSGKSVCLNVIISSIVYRATPREVRFVMIDPKRVELSLYDGIPHLLSPVIKDVKLAAGILRSVLQEMEERYDRFAQIGTRNIEGFNNRVPPDERLPFIVVIIDELADLMMQQGPEVETSICRLAQLARATGIHLVIATQRPSVDVITGTIKSNVGSRIAFSVATVIDSRTILDQGGADRLIGRGDMLYLPIDAPKPVRVQGCYVGERETEELVKYLRGQEEAVYTMIPSETSASGTRDEFDDDGSSDQLFEPAVRWLVAQGSCSTSSLQRKFKVGYTRAARLVETMEALQIVGPQDGVKPREILLRPENLEAWFSGKGQGDLGQG from the coding sequence ATGGCGGTCAAACCGTCCGAAGAACCACGGACCCCGAAAAAGCCCCGCGCGCCCCGAGCCGCCCCCGCGCCTCAGAAAGCCTCGCGATCCAAGCCCCCGCGCAATAACCAGCGGTTCGCCCACGATATGTGGGGAATCGGCTTTCTCGCGCTGGGCGGAATTTTGCTCGTCAGCTTGATCTTTGAAGGCCAGGCGGGAGCGATCGGCGATGCGCTGGCGGGCGGAATGCGCTGGCTGGTGGGCGTCGGCGCCTGGGTCATGCCGTTCTTCATCGCCAGCATCGGCGTGATGCTGATCCGGGGACGCGAGCAGCACACACGGGCGAACTTTATCGGCGGCGGAGTGACGCTGTATCTGATCTTCATCACCTGGTGGCATCTGGCGTACACCACTGTCGCCAATCAATCCATGAACCCGGGACATAACGGCGGCGAAGTCGGATTTTTGTTCTGCTCGCTGCTGCGCATGCTCTTCGGGACCAACGATGTTTCCAGCCACATTCTTCTGACGGCTCTTTCCATCGGCGCGATTGTCTGGACAACCGACATGCGCCTGCTGCACCTCTTCGAGCGCACCGTCGAAGGCGGGCGCAAGCTCACGCCGCCCGTGACCAAGACGGCGCAGGCGATGCAGCGCGGCGCGGCGGCGGCCAAGGAGCGCGCGGCGATCGCGCGGGAGGAGCGCCTGCTGGCGCAGGAAGAAGAGCGCGCCGAACGCGACGCCGCGCGGGCCAGGGACGAAGAGCGCAAGCGCGAGGAGCGCGCCCGGCGGATGATCGAGACGATGGACGCCCCGGTCAACAAAAAGGCCAAGGCCGAGCCCATTGCGGAATCCGCCCAGCCCAGCGCGCCGGCGCCGATCATTCCGATCCTTCCCATTACTCCGATCGAGGCGGTCGCCGCCGCGCCGGTGATTCCGCCCGCGCCGATGAGCCTGCCGCCGTCGATCGCGAAGCTGGTGGAGGAGGACGACGATGACGCGCCGACCATTCCCCAGATTCCGATCAAGATGATGGTTCCCAAACCCGCGCCGGTGGCGCCGCTGGTGATCCCGGTGGGCCTCGCCGATGACGGCACGAAGCGGGAGTACACCCTGCCGCCACTGGAGCTTCTCAACGAGCCGCCGCCCAAGCCCATCCGATCCGCGCAGTCGATTCAGGACAAGCAAGCCGTATTGATGCAGACGCTCAACGACTTCAAGATCGGCGCCAACGTGGCGCAGGTCGCGATGGGGCCGACCGTCACGCGTTACGAAGTCCAGCTGGAGCCGGGCATCCTGGTCAAGAAGATCGTCAGCCTCGCGGACAACCTCGCGATGTCGCTGGCGGCGATCGATGTCCGTGTCGAGGCCCCCATCCCGGGCAAGAGCGCCATCGGCATCGAAGTGCCCAACGACGTCATTGAGATGGTGACGCTGCGCGAATGCCTCGCCACCAATGAGTTCATGAACGCGCCGAGCAAGCTGACTTTTGCGCTCGGAAAAGACATCGCCGGCAACTTCAAGTATGCGGACCTGACGCGCATGCCCCACCTGCTGATCGGCGGCAGCACCAACAGCGGCAAGAGCGTCTGTCTGAACGTCATCATCTCCAGCATCGTGTACCGCGCGACGCCGCGCGAAGTGCGCTTTGTGATGATCGACCCGAAACGCGTCGAGCTGTCGCTGTACGACGGCATCCCGCATCTTCTGTCTCCCGTGATCAAGGACGTTAAGCTCGCCGCCGGCATCCTGCGCAGCGTCCTTCAGGAGATGGAGGAGCGCTATGACCGGTTCGCCCAGATCGGCACGCGCAACATCGAAGGGTTCAATAACCGCGTTCCCCCCGATGAGCGGCTGCCGTTCATCGTCGTGATCATCGACGAGTTGGCCGACTTGATGATGCAGCAGGGACCGGAAGTGGAAACCTCCATCTGCCGGCTCGCCCAGCTCGCGCGCGCCACGGGCATTCACCTCGTGATCGCAACGCAGCGGCCGTCCGTGGACGTCATCACCGGTACGATCAAGTCCAATGTCGGCTCCCGCATCGCCTTCTCCGTGGCGACCGTCATCGACAGCCGCACCATTCTCGATCAGGGCGGCGCGGACCGTCTGATCGGGCGCGGCGACATGCTCTACCTTCCCATCGACGCCCCCAAGCCCGTGCGCGTCCAGGGCTGCTATGTCGGCGAGCGCGAAACCGAGGAGCTGGTGAAGTATCTGCGCGGCCAGGAAGAGGCCGTCTATACGATGATCCCGTCCGAGACCAGCGCGAGCGGAACCCGCGACGAGTTCGACGACGACGGCTCCAGCGACCAGCTCTTCGAACCCGCCGTCCGCTGGCTCGTCGCGCAGGGATCGTGCTCCACATCCAGCCTTCAGCGCAAGTTCAAAGTCGGCTACACCCGCGCCGCCCGCCTGGTCGAAACCATGGAGGCCCTCCAGATCGTCGGCCCGCAAGACGGCGTCAAACCTCGCGAAATTCTCCTCCGCCCCGAAAACCTTGAAGCCTGGTTCTCCGGAAAGGGTCAAGGAGATTTAGGACAAGGATAA
- a CDS encoding tetratricopeptide repeat protein, whose product MMDQEDNYYFLEGNRLRVEGRIPQAIGAYLEAVRRRPSHTGAHFNLAVAYTISGQFQPALLHYREALRFDPENATIHLAAGNLLADMKQWDEAVREYREALTLDPTLASAHVNLGNILMERGAADSAIESYREAIALDPEHVEAHFSLGNALHSKGWVDAAIAYWHDTLRLDPEHGRANYNLGSVYYALQKYDEATRHYREALRISPEFADAHHYLGDVLSDQGDIDTAIAEYRKALKLDSRHVDARNNLGLALRLKGQLDAAIAQWEEAIRLEPGYAEAHHNLGAALFVTGNFHMGLHELREAIRLQPDHAWAHFNLGVALNQMGNIDGAIANWQEAAHLNPNLVGAHFNLGNAFYKRGNPDQAVSKWRETLRFDPEHPWASFNIGGASRSTPSVDYTYAQCESTVKQHPRVAGRMFAATGASPRS is encoded by the coding sequence ATGATGGATCAGGAAGATAACTATTACTTCCTCGAAGGCAACCGCCTTCGCGTGGAAGGCCGTATCCCGCAGGCAATTGGCGCATATCTTGAGGCAGTACGCCGGCGGCCCAGCCATACCGGCGCGCACTTCAACCTGGCCGTCGCCTACACGATCAGCGGACAGTTTCAGCCGGCGCTTCTGCACTACCGTGAAGCGCTGCGATTCGATCCGGAAAACGCCACCATCCATCTGGCCGCCGGAAACCTGCTGGCCGACATGAAGCAGTGGGATGAAGCCGTCCGGGAGTACCGCGAAGCGCTCACCCTCGACCCCACACTTGCCAGCGCGCACGTCAACCTCGGCAACATCCTGATGGAGCGCGGCGCGGCCGACAGCGCCATCGAGTCCTACCGTGAGGCCATCGCGCTCGATCCGGAGCATGTCGAAGCGCACTTTTCCCTCGGGAACGCGCTGCATAGCAAAGGATGGGTTGACGCGGCCATCGCCTACTGGCACGACACCCTCCGTCTCGATCCCGAGCACGGACGCGCCAATTATAATCTTGGCAGCGTCTACTACGCCCTTCAGAAGTACGATGAGGCGACGCGTCACTACCGCGAGGCGCTGCGCATCAGCCCGGAGTTTGCCGACGCCCACCATTACCTGGGCGATGTCCTCAGCGATCAAGGCGATATCGATACGGCGATCGCGGAGTACCGCAAAGCCCTCAAGCTCGACTCGCGCCATGTAGACGCCCGCAACAACCTTGGGCTGGCGCTGCGCCTGAAAGGCCAGTTGGACGCCGCGATCGCCCAGTGGGAAGAAGCGATCCGCCTGGAGCCCGGTTACGCCGAAGCGCATCACAACCTCGGCGCCGCGCTGTTCGTCACCGGCAACTTCCATATGGGCCTGCATGAGCTGCGCGAGGCGATCCGCCTCCAGCCGGACCATGCTTGGGCGCACTTCAACCTGGGTGTCGCGCTGAACCAGATGGGCAACATCGACGGCGCCATCGCCAACTGGCAGGAAGCCGCGCACTTGAACCCGAACCTGGTCGGCGCCCACTTCAATCTGGGCAACGCCTTCTACAAGCGCGGCAATCCCGACCAAGCGGTCTCGAAATGGCGCGAAACGCTCCGCTTCGATCCCGAACATCCGTGGGCGAGCTTCAACATCGGCGGCGCCTCCCGCAGCACGCCATCGGTGGATTACACCTACGCGCAGTGCGAGAGCACCGTCAAACAGCACCCGCGCGTCGCGGGCCGCATGTTCGCCGCGACAGGAGCGTCTCCCCGCTCCTAA
- a CDS encoding aminopeptidase: MHDPRLTKWANTMTQYSLSLKAGQQLLIRVDEAGVPLAREVYASAIRLGAHPHLQVLLDGLDEVFLTTASDEQLEYVSPIRKFEYETIDAMCAIMAPTNTAGLSGVDPAKQAKAQKANSIIRKSLFQRTATEKADWVLTLFPTPAAAQNAGLSLAAYEEFVMSAMFLDQDDPAEAWREFSRKQQHYVDYLNQVKTLRFVAADTDITMSVEGRLWINSDGHRNFPSGEVFSGPIENSVNGRVRYTFPTAHLGHEVHDIQLTFENGRVVSAEASSGLEFLEEMLETDPGARSLGEVAIGNNYGVRRYTRNTLYDEKIGGTFHLALGNAYPETGGVNSSAVHWDMVCDMRPDAGGGAIYADGVVIHENGEWKI; this comes from the coding sequence ATGCACGATCCTCGTTTGACGAAATGGGCCAATACGATGACCCAGTACAGCCTGAGCCTCAAGGCGGGCCAGCAGCTCTTGATTCGTGTGGATGAAGCCGGCGTCCCGCTGGCGCGCGAAGTGTACGCGTCGGCGATCCGACTCGGCGCGCATCCGCATCTTCAGGTCCTGCTGGATGGCCTGGACGAAGTCTTTTTGACGACGGCCAGCGACGAGCAGTTGGAGTATGTTTCTCCGATCCGTAAGTTTGAGTACGAGACGATCGACGCGATGTGCGCGATCATGGCGCCAACTAACACGGCGGGCCTTTCCGGCGTCGATCCCGCCAAGCAGGCGAAGGCGCAAAAGGCGAACAGCATCATCCGCAAGTCTTTGTTTCAGCGCACGGCGACGGAGAAGGCCGATTGGGTCCTGACCCTCTTCCCCACGCCGGCGGCCGCGCAGAACGCGGGCTTGTCGCTGGCGGCGTATGAAGAGTTCGTGATGTCCGCGATGTTCCTGGACCAGGACGATCCCGCCGAAGCCTGGCGCGAGTTCTCACGCAAACAGCAGCACTACGTCGACTATCTCAACCAGGTGAAGACCCTGCGCTTCGTCGCCGCCGACACGGATATCACCATGTCCGTCGAAGGCCGTCTCTGGATCAATTCAGACGGTCATCGCAACTTTCCCAGCGGCGAAGTCTTTAGCGGCCCCATCGAAAACTCCGTCAATGGCCGGGTGCGCTACACATTCCCGACGGCGCATTTGGGCCACGAAGTCCACGATATCCAGTTGACCTTTGAGAATGGACGTGTGGTCAGCGCCGAAGCGTCCAGCGGCCTGGAGTTCTTAGAGGAAATGCTGGAAACCGATCCCGGCGCCCGCTCGCTGGGCGAGGTGGCGATCGGCAACAACTACGGCGTGAGGCGCTACACGCGCAATACTCTCTATGACGAGAAGATCGGCGGCACGTTCCATCTGGCGCTAGGAAACGCCTATCCAGAGACGGGCGGCGTCAACTCCTCAGCGGTCCACTGGGATATGGTCTGCGATATGCGTCCTGACGCGGGTGGGGGAGCGATTTACGCCGACGGCGTGGTGATCCATGAGAATGGGGAGTGGAAGATTTAA